The Felis catus isolate Fca126 chromosome X, F.catus_Fca126_mat1.0, whole genome shotgun sequence genome includes a region encoding these proteins:
- the LOC101092829 gene encoding LOW QUALITY PROTEIN: transcription initiation factor TFIID subunit 10 (The sequence of the model RefSeq protein was modified relative to this genomic sequence to represent the inferred CDS: deleted 2 bases in 2 codons; substituted 1 base at 1 genomic stop codon), protein MVHFGSLPLPRSGADPEEAAPGSAASVPGPGPTPAVSAPAELPAGTAAENKAYPAGTAGGPGAEAAAGGMGPVAARAWEPTERRGAAPVLSAGGAAPPEGATSKGVYVLXRGLRAANGAVRPVVSGTPMVDFLMQLEDYTPTIPDAVTGYYLNRAGFEASDPRIIRLISLAAQKFISDTASDALQHCKMKGTASGSSQSKSKDRKYTLTMEDSTPALSEYGGISVKKPHYFT, encoded by the exons ATGGTACATTTTGGTTCGCTGCCTCTCCCACGCTCCGGCGCGGACCCCGAGGAGGCGGCGCCGGGCTCCGCCGCCTCGGTCCCGGGCCCGGGCCCGACGCCCGCGGTCTCGGCC CCCGCAGAGCTGCCCGCCGGCACCGCTGCGGAGAACAAGGCCTACCCTGCGGGGACGGCTGGGGGACCTGGGGCTGAAGCTGCGGCAGGGGGCATGGGACCCGTGGCGGCACGGGCCTGGGAGCCGACCGAGCGGCGCGGGGCGGCTCCGGTG CTGTCGGCGGGCGGCGCGGCGCCCCCAGAGGGGGCCACGTCTAAAGGGGTTTACGTGCTGTAACGGGGTTTACGCGCGGCCAACGGAGCCGTGAGGCCGGTGGTGTCCGGCACGCCTATGGTGGACTTCCTGATGCAGCTGGAGGATTACACGCCTACGATCCCAGATGCAGTGACTGGTTACTACCTGAACCGCGCTGGCTTTGAGGCCTCGGACCCACGCATAATTCGGCTCATCTCCCTAGCTGCCCAGAAATTCATCTCAGATACTGCCAGCGATGCCCTACAGCACTGCAAAATGAAGGGCACAGCTTCTGGCAGCTCCCAAAGCAAGAGCAAGGACCGCAAGTACACTCTAACCATGGAGGACTCGACCCCTGCCCTCAGCGAGTATGGTGGCATCAGTGTGAAGAAGCCGCACTActtcacctga
- the LOC101097703 gene encoding calmodulin-alpha-like, whose translation MADEVTEEQIAEFKGAFSLLDKDGNGTITTKERRIVMRSWSQNPAGAKLQEMINDEVDADANGTIDFAEFLTAMARKTKDTSSEEEICEVFRVFFYKDGNGYISVAELCRVMTNLGETLTDEEINDQRSRY comes from the coding sequence ATGGCTGACGAGGTGACCGAAGAACAGATTGCCGAGTTCAAGGGAGCCTTCTCCCTACTTGACAAAGATGGTAATGGCACCATCACAACAAAGGAACGTAGAATTGTCATGAGGTCATGGAGTCAGAACCCAGCAGGAGCCAAATTGCAGGAGATGATCAATGATGAGGTGGATGCTGATGCTAATGGCACCATTGACTTCGCAGAATTTTTGACTGCGATGGCTAGAAAAACGAAAGATACGAGCAGTGAAGAAGAAATTTGCGAAGTGTTCCGAGTTTTTTTTTACAAGGATGGGAATGGTTATATCAGTGTGGCAGAACTATGTCGTGTCATGACAAACTTAGGAGAAACactaacagatgaagaaataaatgatcagAGAAGTAGATATTGA